The following proteins come from a genomic window of Thiothrix winogradskyi:
- a CDS encoding cytochrome-c peroxidase: MRLLFFCLLCLASTAIAANPPFNTKAALGEKLFSDVNLSKNRTQSCATCHNPEHGFVDNRSTAVGKAVSLGDDGKSLGDRNAPTATYAKFSPDFHQNKAGNYIGGQFLDGREDDLAGQAGGPPLNPVEMGMPDKAALVARLQENQDYVSAFKQLFGASVFDTPETAYAAMAESLGEFEKTELFAPFDSKYDRYLKGEVELTDQESLGESLFFSQQFTNCNRCHQVKAFPGSEGETFSNYEYHNLGVPTNHAVRAANGKAKDFVDQGLLAHPDISDPTAAGKFKVPTLRNVAVTAPYMHNGVFADLRTVVLFYDKFNNAQRTLNPETSKPWDVPEVDSHLALDEEEFQAPALKDAEVDALVAFMRTLTDQRYEALLSRP, encoded by the coding sequence ATGCGCCTTCTTTTTTTCTGCTTATTGTGCTTGGCATCAACTGCCATTGCCGCTAATCCTCCCTTTAATACCAAAGCCGCCTTGGGCGAAAAGCTGTTTTCTGACGTGAATCTGTCGAAAAACCGCACGCAATCTTGCGCCACTTGCCACAATCCTGAACACGGTTTTGTGGATAATCGCAGCACAGCGGTGGGCAAAGCGGTTTCCTTGGGCGATGACGGCAAATCCTTGGGGGATCGCAATGCACCGACGGCAACTTACGCCAAATTCAGCCCGGATTTTCACCAGAACAAAGCGGGTAACTATATCGGTGGGCAATTTCTGGATGGGCGCGAGGACGATTTAGCCGGGCAAGCCGGTGGCCCGCCACTGAATCCGGTGGAAATGGGGATGCCGGATAAAGCCGCCCTGGTGGCGCGTTTGCAAGAAAATCAGGATTACGTCAGCGCCTTCAAGCAGCTTTTTGGCGCAAGTGTTTTTGATACGCCAGAAACGGCTTACGCGGCAATGGCGGAAAGTTTGGGTGAGTTTGAAAAAACCGAGCTGTTCGCGCCGTTTGATTCCAAATATGACCGCTATTTGAAGGGTGAGGTCGAACTGACGGATCAGGAATCGTTGGGTGAATCCTTGTTCTTTTCCCAGCAGTTCACCAATTGCAATCGCTGCCATCAGGTGAAAGCCTTTCCCGGTAGTGAGGGCGAAACCTTCAGCAATTACGAGTACCACAACTTGGGAGTGCCGACCAATCACGCAGTGAGGGCGGCGAATGGCAAGGCTAAGGATTTTGTCGATCAAGGTTTGTTGGCACACCCCGATATTAGCGACCCCACAGCGGCGGGCAAATTCAAAGTGCCAACCTTGCGCAATGTCGCGGTGACTGCGCCGTATATGCACAATGGCGTGTTTGCCGATTTGCGTACAGTTGTATTGTTTTACGACAAGTTTAATAATGCGCAGCGCACTCTCAACCCGGAAACTAGCAAACCGTGGGATGTGCCGGAAGTCGATAGTCATCTGGCTTTGGATGAAGAGGAATTTCAAGCGCCCGCTCTGAAGGATGCGGAGGTGGATGCGTTAGTGGCGTTTATGCGAACACTGACAGATCAGCGCTATGAGGCGTTGTTGAGCCGTCCGTGA
- a CDS encoding TMEM165/GDT1 family protein: protein MEAFLVSTGIVALAEIGDKTQLLSLVLAAKFRRPVPIILGILVATLLNHALAGAVGAWVTTVLGAEALRWILGLSFLAMAVWIMIPDKLDDDDVKVDATHYGIFGATVVAFFLAEMGDKTQIATVALAAQYASLFWVVAGTTLGMMLANAPAVLLGDKMGSNLPLKLVHGIAAAIFAALGIATLLGIG, encoded by the coding sequence ATGGAAGCTTTTCTGGTTTCAACCGGTATTGTTGCTCTCGCTGAAATCGGCGATAAAACCCAACTGCTGTCACTGGTGTTGGCGGCAAAATTCCGCCGCCCGGTTCCTATTATCCTAGGGATTTTAGTTGCAACCTTGCTGAATCATGCGTTGGCGGGTGCGGTCGGTGCATGGGTCACGACGGTGCTGGGGGCAGAGGCATTGCGCTGGATTTTGGGTTTGTCGTTTCTGGCAATGGCGGTGTGGATTATGATCCCCGATAAGCTGGATGACGATGATGTGAAGGTGGATGCGACGCACTACGGGATTTTTGGTGCGACGGTGGTGGCGTTTTTCCTCGCGGAAATGGGCGATAAAACCCAGATTGCGACCGTGGCGTTAGCGGCGCAATACGCTTCTTTGTTCTGGGTGGTAGCTGGTACAACCTTAGGGATGATGCTGGCGAATGCTCCGGCAGTGTTGCTGGGCGATAAAATGGGCAGCAATTTGCCGTTGAAGCTGGTGCATGGAATTGCAGCGGCGATTTTTGCTGCCTTGGGTATTGCGACGTTGTTGGGCATCGGGTAA
- a CDS encoding UPF0175 family protein has translation MYATNVRELKKNPSLALRHAREAPVLVLKGDEPDALLIHLDKTLSDTMTGLRPALAANLFRDGLMSLGKATRISGLSMSAFIKHLGSLGIEIARPDETTAHETQDLSAWLS, from the coding sequence ATGTATGCTACCAATGTCCGTGAACTCAAAAAAAATCCTTCATTGGCACTGCGCCACGCTCGTGAGGCTCCCGTGTTGGTGTTAAAAGGCGATGAACCTGACGCATTGTTGATACATTTGGATAAAACGCTCAGTGACACCATGACAGGTTTGCGCCCAGCACTCGCCGCGAATTTGTTCCGCGATGGTTTGATGTCTTTAGGCAAAGCAACCCGAATCAGCGGATTAAGCATGAGTGCTTTCATCAAGCATTTGGGAAGTCTGGGTATTGAGATTGCTCGACCGGATGAAACTACCGCCCACGAAACCCAAGATTTGTCTGCATGGCTGTCATAA
- a CDS encoding DUF3368 domain-containing protein: MAVIISDTGPLLAFAGIHQLTILQQLFKTVYIPQAVWQESQAHSDDAAQQIATALQQGWLQVVTVSPPHDFPVSLGDGEQEAMQFAMANPSALLVMDDRLARREALQRKLAFVGTVKVLWIAEQRHLISDAAVLLEAMAANGYYLSRQLLQQISE, from the coding sequence ATGGCTGTCATAATTAGCGATACCGGTCCGCTATTGGCATTTGCGGGCATTCATCAGCTAACGATTCTGCAACAACTGTTTAAAACTGTGTATATACCGCAGGCTGTCTGGCAAGAATCTCAAGCGCACAGCGATGACGCTGCTCAACAAATTGCTACAGCTTTGCAACAAGGATGGCTGCAAGTGGTGACAGTATCCCCGCCACATGATTTTCCGGTGAGTCTCGGTGATGGGGAGCAAGAAGCTATGCAGTTTGCTATGGCTAATCCCAGTGCCTTGCTTGTTATGGATGATCGGCTGGCACGACGCGAAGCTTTGCAACGCAAGCTGGCATTTGTCGGTACGGTGAAAGTGCTATGGATAGCAGAGCAGCGGCATTTGATCAGTGATGCCGCCGTGCTGTTGGAGGCAATGGCGGCAAATGGTTATTACTTGTCCCGCCAATTGTTGCAGCAAATCAGCGAGTGA
- a CDS encoding extracellular solute-binding protein, protein MIKPLLDAFSKDNGVKVNLITGDDDPLLERLKREGANSPADVLITADAGRFHRAVEAGTLQPIQSAKLNQAIPANLRDPANQWFGLTYRARVLFYNPAKVQANELSTYEDLADPKWQGRVCVRSSSSIYNQSLLASMIAAKGAAQAEQWAQGLVANLAKPPSGGDRDQIKAIKLLEYIRASGDDHG, encoded by the coding sequence TTGATCAAGCCGCTATTGGATGCGTTCAGCAAAGACAATGGCGTAAAGGTCAATCTGATTACCGGCGATGATGACCCATTGCTGGAACGTTTGAAACGCGAAGGTGCGAATTCACCCGCTGATGTGCTGATTACCGCCGATGCGGGGCGTTTCCACCGTGCGGTGGAGGCTGGCACCTTGCAACCGATACAGTCCGCCAAGCTGAATCAGGCAATTCCGGCGAATTTGCGTGACCCTGCCAACCAGTGGTTTGGGCTGACTTACCGCGCACGGGTGCTGTTCTACAATCCCGCCAAAGTGCAGGCGAATGAGCTTTCCACCTACGAAGATTTGGCTGATCCGAAATGGCAAGGGCGCGTGTGTGTGCGTTCTTCCAGCAGCATTTATAACCAGTCGTTGCTGGCGTCAATGATTGCCGCCAAAGGCGCGGCGCAAGCCGAACAATGGGCGCAAGGCTTGGTAGCCAATCTGGCAAAACCACCCAGCGGCGGCGACCGTGACCAAATCAAAGCCATTAAATTGCTGGAATACATACGCGCAAGCGGTGATGATCATGGATAA
- a CDS encoding Fe2+-dependent dioxygenase: MLLCIPNVLTKQQIAQCRAQLDAAEWVDGKVTAGQQAATAKNNLQLTQTSPLAQELGDFILDALANNSQFISAALPLKIYPPLFNRYEGGGNFGVHVDNSIRYVPGTIVRVRTDVSATLFLAEPEEYEGGELVIEDNFGAQEVKLAAGDMVLYPATSLHQVLPVTSGARIASFFWMQSMIRDDGQRTLLYDLDQSIQELTMELGVGHPQTVKLAGIYHNLVRRWADT, encoded by the coding sequence ATGCTGCTGTGTATACCCAATGTCCTGACCAAACAACAAATTGCCCAATGTCGCGCTCAACTGGATGCGGCAGAATGGGTCGATGGCAAAGTGACGGCAGGTCAACAAGCCGCCACCGCCAAAAACAACCTGCAACTGACGCAGACTTCGCCACTGGCGCAAGAGCTAGGCGATTTTATCCTTGATGCACTCGCCAACAATTCTCAGTTCATTTCCGCCGCGCTGCCACTGAAAATTTACCCGCCGCTGTTCAACCGTTACGAAGGCGGCGGTAATTTCGGTGTCCATGTCGATAATTCCATCCGCTACGTGCCGGGTACGATTGTCAGAGTACGCACCGACGTTTCCGCCACGTTGTTTCTCGCCGAACCGGAAGAGTACGAAGGTGGCGAACTGGTGATCGAAGACAATTTCGGCGCACAGGAAGTCAAACTCGCGGCAGGCGATATGGTGCTGTACCCCGCCACCAGTTTGCATCAAGTACTTCCCGTTACGAGCGGCGCACGCATCGCCTCGTTCTTCTGGATGCAAAGCATGATCCGTGATGACGGGCAACGCACCCTGCTCTACGACCTCGACCAGAGTATCCAAGAGTTGACCATGGAACTCGGCGTGGGGCATCCGCAAACCGTCAAACTCGCCGGGATTTACCACAATTTGGTTCGCCGTTGGGCGGATACGTAG
- a CDS encoding TonB-dependent receptor, giving the protein MSCQKKPLAIRSSVNRAESPAIALASAAFVMMATIAVPSQAADDTKKTKDAKADITQLEGVTAEAKQAAPGSNPNADPEAPYKVDKSANTKFTEPLLNVSKTITVVGKEQMEDAGVMALKDLMRTQPSVTMGTGEGGNAEGDRFLIRGFDTRNDIFVDGMRDPGSTTRDVFASEQIEIAKGPSSTFAGRGTTGGAVNSVSKKPQDANFARGTLTVGDDNRATLDANRVVNDKVKVRSNLMIQDSEIAGRDHLYKKGHGAAIAADIQASEKMDVSLDYYHLRNEAMPDRGHPWDRTTGAPAAVDRSNSYVIVGRDFHDTGADILTGTVDYKVSPNTTINSKTRVGETTNKYIVSKPGSVPATGLTPDATITNSVNTADFTNEFTGNSTQITHEFYQGDVEHIVVGGFEVSKEKIKNDIPRLNAFNATTNPSGVPAPVLNIINPNNNVAAPSINGVSRTSNISADVNSVYVMDTVKLNPKWEVFGGIRHDTFDITSESLTYGAGTTSGAVNGVAPPVKYNEGFTNGHAGVVYKPKENGSVYASVSTSSNVPGEMYDGVGDVAYGGLNASVAAFEPERNKSVELGTKWNLANDNLAVSAAVFQLDKSNKIESNTSNQGEVRIKGMELGVSGNVTEKLSLAGGAVYMDSEITGSATPANLGKPLANIAEKSASVQTKYQITPKIAVGGSVIHTGEVGGGAFAATTGNIIKASNRLDLMGEYKINNKMSAQLNMKNATDETIYEALYRSGAPFTYVAPGRTTNLSLTYDF; this is encoded by the coding sequence GTGAGCTGTCAGAAAAAACCCCTTGCTATCCGTAGCAGTGTTAACCGTGCCGAATCCCCCGCTATTGCCCTTGCCTCCGCTGCATTTGTGATGATGGCAACTATTGCTGTCCCTAGCCAAGCGGCGGATGACACCAAAAAAACCAAAGATGCGAAAGCTGACATTACCCAACTCGAAGGCGTGACCGCAGAAGCCAAACAAGCCGCCCCCGGTTCCAACCCGAACGCTGACCCGGAAGCCCCATACAAAGTCGACAAATCCGCCAACACCAAATTCACCGAACCTCTCTTGAACGTTTCCAAAACCATCACCGTGGTCGGCAAAGAACAGATGGAAGACGCGGGTGTCATGGCGCTAAAAGACCTGATGCGTACCCAACCGAGTGTGACAATGGGAACCGGCGAAGGCGGTAATGCGGAAGGCGACCGTTTCCTGATCCGTGGTTTCGACACACGTAACGATATTTTCGTCGACGGAATGCGTGACCCCGGTTCCACTACCCGTGATGTGTTCGCCTCTGAGCAAATCGAAATTGCCAAAGGCCCAAGCTCTACCTTCGCAGGGCGTGGTACGACAGGCGGCGCAGTCAACAGCGTTTCCAAAAAACCGCAGGATGCTAACTTTGCACGCGGCACCTTGACCGTGGGCGATGACAACCGTGCGACCCTAGACGCTAACCGCGTGGTCAACGACAAAGTGAAAGTACGCAGCAACCTGATGATTCAAGATTCCGAAATTGCCGGACGGGATCACCTGTACAAAAAGGGTCACGGTGCCGCCATCGCGGCTGACATCCAAGCCAGCGAGAAAATGGACGTTTCCTTGGATTATTACCACCTGCGCAACGAAGCCATGCCAGACCGTGGGCATCCGTGGGATCGGACAACCGGCGCACCGGCAGCGGTTGATCGTAGCAATTCTTACGTGATTGTCGGGCGTGACTTCCACGACACGGGGGCGGATATTTTAACGGGTACGGTGGACTACAAAGTCTCTCCAAACACCACGATCAACAGCAAAACCCGTGTGGGCGAAACCACCAATAAGTACATCGTTTCCAAACCGGGGAGCGTACCAGCAACGGGTTTAACCCCGGATGCGACCATCACTAACAGCGTGAACACCGCCGATTTCACCAATGAATTCACCGGCAATAGCACCCAAATCACCCACGAGTTTTATCAAGGTGATGTTGAGCATATTGTGGTCGGCGGTTTTGAGGTGAGTAAGGAAAAAATCAAGAACGATATACCGCGCTTGAATGCGTTTAACGCGACGACCAATCCAAGCGGCGTTCCCGCTCCCGTACTGAACATTATCAACCCGAACAATAACGTTGCCGCACCGAGCATCAATGGTGTGAGCCGCACCTCGAACATTAGTGCCGATGTGAACTCGGTCTATGTCATGGATACCGTCAAACTCAATCCCAAGTGGGAAGTCTTCGGCGGTATCCGTCACGACACCTTTGATATTACCAGCGAATCGCTTACTTACGGTGCGGGTACAACCAGTGGCGCGGTGAATGGGGTTGCGCCACCGGTCAAATACAACGAAGGCTTTACCAACGGTCATGCCGGTGTCGTGTACAAGCCAAAGGAAAACGGCAGCGTTTATGCCTCGGTCAGTACCTCATCCAACGTACCGGGCGAAATGTACGATGGCGTGGGCGATGTTGCCTACGGTGGTTTGAATGCCTCAGTCGCTGCATTTGAGCCTGAGCGCAATAAGAGCGTGGAACTCGGCACCAAATGGAACCTAGCCAACGATAACCTCGCGGTCAGTGCGGCAGTATTCCAGTTGGATAAGAGCAACAAAATCGAATCCAACACCAGCAATCAGGGTGAAGTACGCATCAAGGGTATGGAACTGGGCGTTTCCGGCAATGTAACCGAAAAACTCAGCCTTGCCGGTGGCGCGGTCTACATGGATAGCGAAATCACCGGCTCAGCAACACCGGCGAACCTCGGCAAACCGTTAGCCAACATTGCCGAAAAGAGCGCCAGTGTGCAAACGAAGTACCAGATCACACCGAAAATCGCCGTCGGTGGCAGCGTGATCCATACGGGCGAAGTGGGCGGCGGTGCATTTGCGGCAACCACGGGTAACATCATTAAAGCCTCCAACCGCCTCGATTTAATGGGTGAATACAAAATCAACAACAAAATGTCAGCGCAGTTGAATATGAAAAACGCTACCGATGAAACCATCTACGAAGCGTTATACCGCAGCGGTGCGCCATTTACTTACGTTGCACCGGGTCGCACCACTAACCTTAGCCTAACCTACGACTTTTAA
- a CDS encoding alpha-hydroxy acid oxidase: MSQQAYLTQIPPEIAAVSDYEVFARARLDDNAWAYVHSGAADEITFHNNRLAFDMCSLRNRALVDVRGGHTRLELFGQTLQHPILLAPVAYQRLFHPEGELASVRAAAAMDAPMVVSTLANHTLEDIARHAHAPLWFQLYFQADREFTLGLVRRAEAAGYQALVVTVDASLAGVRNREQRAGFHLPAEINAVNLQGMPQASLALAQGQSQVFDGLMAHAPTWRDIERLRQLTDLPLLLKGITHPEDAKLALSLGVDGLIVSNHGGRTLDTVPASLHLLPAIAEVVQGQIPLLLDGGIRRGTDIVKALALGASAVLIGRPLIYGLATAGALGVAHVLRVLWEELEVAMALTGCRTLTDIQQCTVLTEINA, translated from the coding sequence ATGTCACAGCAAGCTTATTTAACGCAAATCCCCCCCGAAATTGCAGCCGTTAGTGATTACGAAGTGTTTGCCCGTGCGCGGCTGGATGACAATGCTTGGGCGTATGTACACAGCGGTGCGGCGGATGAAATAACCTTTCATAACAATCGCTTGGCATTCGATATGTGCAGTTTGCGGAATCGGGCATTGGTCGATGTGCGGGGTGGGCATACGCGCTTGGAGCTGTTTGGGCAAACCTTGCAGCACCCGATATTACTAGCACCTGTGGCTTATCAACGCTTGTTTCACCCCGAAGGTGAATTAGCCAGCGTGCGGGCAGCGGCAGCGATGGATGCTCCAATGGTGGTGAGTACCTTGGCAAACCATACGCTGGAAGACATTGCGCGTCATGCACACGCACCCTTGTGGTTTCAGCTTTATTTCCAAGCGGATAGAGAGTTTACATTGGGGTTAGTACGGCGGGCGGAAGCGGCGGGTTATCAAGCATTGGTGGTAACGGTGGATGCGTCGCTTGCTGGGGTGCGCAATCGCGAGCAACGTGCCGGTTTCCATTTGCCAGCGGAAATTAATGCGGTGAATTTGCAGGGAATGCCGCAAGCGTCGCTGGCATTGGCGCAAGGGCAAAGTCAGGTATTTGACGGTTTGATGGCACATGCGCCGACATGGCGCGATATTGAACGCTTGCGCCAATTGACGGATTTACCCTTGCTGTTGAAAGGGATTACCCACCCAGAGGATGCCAAACTGGCGCTGTCGCTGGGAGTAGATGGTTTGATTGTGTCGAATCACGGCGGGCGCACCTTGGACACCGTACCCGCATCCCTGCATCTGTTGCCAGCGATTGCCGAGGTGGTACAGGGACAAATTCCCTTGCTGTTGGATGGGGGCATTCGGCGCGGCACGGATATTGTCAAAGCGCTGGCATTGGGGGCAAGTGCGGTGCTGATTGGTCGCCCGCTGATTTACGGTTTGGCAACGGCGGGGGCGCTGGGCGTGGCGCATGTATTGCGCGTGTTGTGGGAAGAATTGGAGGTGGCGATGGCATTGACAGGTTGCCGTACTTTGACAGACATTCAGCAGTGCACGGTATTAACTGAGATTAATGCTTGA
- the exbB gene encoding TonB-system energizer ExbB: protein MEFLKLYLDHMVLGTLGFMSFIMLAFAVERYIYFWRIKLTDFKHIELLKVALTRNLTTISSVGANAPYVGLLGTVLGILITFHEMGQGNKLDVNSIMLGLAMALKATAAGLLVAIPAILFYNGLMRKVDVLVSRWTALQDGHS from the coding sequence ATGGAATTTCTCAAACTGTATCTGGATCACATGGTGCTAGGCACGTTGGGCTTTATGAGCTTTATTATGCTGGCGTTCGCGGTGGAGCGTTACATTTACTTCTGGCGCATTAAACTGACGGATTTCAAGCACATTGAGCTGTTGAAAGTCGCGCTGACCCGCAATCTGACCACCATTTCCAGCGTGGGCGCGAATGCGCCATATGTGGGGCTGTTAGGCACAGTCTTGGGGATTTTGATTACCTTCCACGAAATGGGGCAAGGCAACAAACTGGATGTGAATAGCATTATGCTAGGGCTGGCAATGGCACTGAAAGCCACCGCTGCCGGGCTACTGGTCGCGATTCCCGCTATCTTGTTTTATAACGGTTTAATGCGCAAAGTGGACGTGCTGGTATCACGTTGGACTGCTTTGCAGGATGGGCATTCATGA
- the exbD gene encoding TonB system transport protein ExbD produces the protein MKRFDQINMIPFIDIMLVLLAIVLTTASFVSQGLIPVNLPTAEQVSEPSKDEEPLEIAINEHNEFFLGEEKVTLEQMAAKLKVQAKPETLIVLRIDKAAVFEHFVKLIDLLKAQELSNLSIQAQQEP, from the coding sequence ATGAAACGCTTTGACCAGATTAACATGATCCCCTTCATCGACATTATGCTGGTGTTGCTGGCGATCGTGCTGACCACGGCAAGTTTTGTGTCGCAAGGGCTGATTCCGGTCAATTTACCCACTGCCGAACAAGTCAGCGAGCCATCGAAAGATGAGGAGCCCTTGGAAATTGCCATCAATGAGCACAATGAGTTTTTCCTTGGTGAAGAAAAAGTCACGCTGGAACAAATGGCTGCAAAGCTCAAGGTGCAAGCCAAGCCAGAAACCTTGATTGTATTGCGCATTGATAAAGCCGCTGTGTTTGAGCATTTCGTCAAATTGATTGATTTGCTGAAAGCACAGGAGTTGAGCAACCTTTCGATACAGGCACAACAAGAGCCATGA
- a CDS encoding energy transducer TonB — protein sequence MKTNHISGFGISTAVHIGLALFLMPLLFAAETKPEEPPILPVELSMFEPQAPEPAPEPVPQVAPEPPPPPPPPPPQPKPKPKEKPKPEKPKPEKKVEKPLPKPEKDLRQEQEQRERSEAERREREEQQQREVAERQARQRAQQETAARAAAQAQNAVPVITNPRYRRPPRPPEYPRRALESGMEGTTIVRANVSPSGSVLAAKVQKSSGNASLDSAAVKAVRGWSFVPATRGGQNIESIVQVPVNFKIN from the coding sequence ATGAAAACCAATCATATCAGCGGCTTTGGTATTTCCACGGCTGTGCATATTGGGTTGGCATTGTTCCTGATGCCGCTCCTGTTTGCCGCAGAAACCAAGCCGGAAGAACCCCCCATTCTGCCGGTGGAATTGAGCATGTTCGAGCCGCAAGCTCCCGAACCTGCCCCCGAACCCGTGCCGCAGGTAGCGCCGGAACCACCGCCGCCGCCACCCCCACCACCGCCGCAACCTAAGCCCAAGCCAAAGGAAAAGCCGAAACCGGAAAAACCCAAGCCGGAAAAGAAGGTGGAAAAACCCTTACCCAAACCGGAAAAGGATTTGCGCCAAGAGCAGGAGCAACGCGAACGCAGTGAAGCAGAACGTCGTGAGCGTGAGGAACAGCAACAGCGTGAGGTCGCCGAGCGTCAAGCACGCCAACGAGCGCAACAGGAAACTGCTGCGCGTGCGGCTGCCCAAGCCCAAAACGCAGTGCCGGTGATTACCAACCCGCGTTACCGCCGCCCACCGCGCCCACCGGAGTATCCACGCCGTGCGCTGGAATCGGGTATGGAAGGCACTACCATTGTGCGTGCTAACGTTAGCCCCAGCGGTAGCGTGCTAGCCGCTAAAGTCCAGAAATCTTCTGGGAATGCATCACTGGATTCTGCTGCTGTCAAAGCGGTACGCGGTTGGAGCTTTGTACCCGCGACCCGTGGCGGGCAAAATATTGAGTCGATTGTGCAAGTGCCAGTCAATTTCAAAATCAATTGA
- a CDS encoding intradiol ring-cleavage dioxygenase, with product MDTINSQRRRVLLSMGAGGVAWLAWRATWQPASAATSPACVITPEQMEGPYFVDEMLNRADIRTDPADGTTVSGIPLQLQLRIHAVNGTTCTPLPKALVDIWHCDANGVYSGVQDSSFDTVGKKFLRGHQITDSEGNVTFTTIYPGWYPGRTVHIHVKVRVDTADGKAQEFTSQLYFDDAFTDEVYKLAPYNSREARFPRNDGDGIFRRANGDKLLLQLAGDASGYIASLDIGMAVG from the coding sequence ATGGACACCATCAACAGCCAGCGCCGCCGGGTATTACTGTCAATGGGCGCAGGCGGGGTTGCTTGGCTGGCATGGCGTGCCACATGGCAACCTGCCAGCGCTGCCACTTCCCCCGCCTGTGTCATTACCCCCGAACAAATGGAAGGCCCGTATTTCGTCGATGAAATGCTCAACCGTGCCGACATCCGCACCGATCCCGCCGATGGCACAACCGTATCCGGCATTCCCTTGCAACTGCAATTACGGATCCATGCCGTCAATGGCACAACTTGCACGCCGTTGCCCAAAGCATTGGTAGACATCTGGCACTGCGATGCCAACGGTGTGTATTCCGGGGTGCAGGATTCCAGCTTTGACACGGTTGGCAAAAAATTCCTACGGGGGCATCAAATCACGGATTCGGAGGGCAATGTCACCTTTACCACCATTTATCCCGGTTGGTATCCGGGGCGCACCGTGCATATTCACGTCAAAGTCCGAGTAGACACTGCCGATGGTAAGGCGCAGGAATTCACCTCGCAATTGTATTTTGATGATGCTTTTACCGATGAAGTGTACAAGCTTGCCCCGTATAACAGCCGCGAAGCCCGTTTTCCACGTAACGATGGCGATGGTATTTTTCGGCGTGCTAATGGGGATAAGTTGTTGCTGCAACTGGCTGGGGATGCATCAGGTTATATCGCAAGTTTGGATATAGGCATGGCAGTCGGCTAA